From Sardina pilchardus chromosome 9, fSarPil1.1, whole genome shotgun sequence, a single genomic window includes:
- the arhgef3 gene encoding rho guanine nucleotide exchange factor 3 isoform X2, whose amino-acid sequence MMGCCLFVHQKKKRKQRSRDVDSLSLRSLDINEPSNKRIKPLSRVTSLASLIPPVKAAPLKRIGQTLQRSISFRSESRPEIVPPRPWSRQAPPAVTKRRDSKLWSETFDVRLDQMLSSREIKRQEAIFELSQGEQDLIEDLKLAKKAYHDPMLKLSIMTEHELNQIFGTLDSLIPLHEDLLSRLREARKPDGSTEHVGHILVDWLPCLDSYNSYCSNQVAAKALLDHKKQDHRVHDFLQRCLQSPFSRKLDLWNFLDIPRSRLVKYPLLLKEILKHTPNDHPDRQHLEEAMNMIQNIVAEINVQTGESECRYYKERLLYLEDSQRDQLIDRSRVLTCHGDLKNNRGVKLHVFLFQEVLVITRAITQSEQLCYQLYRQPIPVHVLEYEDLQDGEIRLGGSIRGAFSNNDRSKNFFRCGGQLQSHCFQASDAFNKQQWLNCIRQAKSAASMAAGDSKPFSQLSSAPLSSSEPASSPPHPEPMEGLEQNDTEHSHCSMDISAGLCAPKEHTESAGDSEV is encoded by the exons ATGATGGGGTGCTGTCTCTTTGTCCATCAGAAG aagaagaggaagcagaggagCAGGGATGTGGACTCGCTCAGTCTCCGCAGTCTGGACATTAAT GAGCCCAGCAACAAGCGCATAAAGCCACTCTCACGCGTCACCTCATTGGCCAGTCTCATCCCTCCAGTCAAAGCTGCTCCCCTCAAACGCATTGGACAGACTTTACAG CGCTCCATCAGTTTCCGCAGTGAGAGTAGGCCGGAGATTGTGCCCCCCCGACCATGGAGTCGGCAAGCCCCCCCAGCAGTCACCAAAAGGCGCGACAGCAAGCTGTGGAGCGAAACCTTCGACGTTCGTCTGGATCAGATGCTCTCGTCCAGAGAGATCAAGCGCCAAGAG GCCATCTTTGAGCTGTCTCAGGGGGAACAAGACCTGATTGAGGATCTTAAACTGGCCAAGAAG GCGTACCATGACCCCATGCTAAAGCTGTCCATCATGACAGAGCATGAGCTGAACCAGATCTTTGGTACACTGgactctctcattcctctccacGAAG ATCTGCTCAGTCGCTTGAGAGAAGCCCGCAAGCCTGATGGATCTACAGAGCATGTGGGACACATCCTTGTTGACTgg CTGCCATGTCTAGACTCCTACAACAGCTACTGCAGTAACCAGGTGGCTGCTAAAGCACTGCTGGACCATAAGAAACAGGACCACCGTGTGCACGACTTCCTGCAGCGCTGTTTACAATCTCCCTTTAGCCGCAAACTGGACCTGTGGAACTTTCTGGACATCCCACGCAGTCGTCTTGTCAAATATCCCCTCCTGCTGAAGGAGATCCTCAAACACACTCCCAATGACCACCCTGACCGTCAGCACCTGGAGGAGGCA ATGAACATGATCCAAAACATTGTAGCAGAGATCAATGTCCAGACAGGGGAGTCAGAGTGCCGCTATTACAAAGAGCGTCTCTTGTACCTGGAGGACAGTCAGAGAGACCAGCTGATTGACCGCTCCCGCGTCCTCACCTGCCATGGTGACCTGAAGAACAACAGAGGAGTT AAACTGCATGTGTTCCTGTTCCAAGAGGTGTTAGTGATCACACGTGCCATCACCCAGAGTGAGCAGCTGTGCTACCAGCTCTACCGACAGCCCATCCCTGTGCATGTGCTGGAGTATGAGGACCTGCAGGATGGAGAGATCCGCCTGGGTGGCTCCATCAGAGGGGCCTTCAGTAATAACGATAGGT CAAAGAACTTCTTCCGCTGTGGGGGCCAGCTGCAGTCCCACTGCTTCCAGGCCAGTGATGCCTTTAACAAGCAGCAGTGGCTCAACTGCATCCGGCAGGCCAAAAGTGCAGCTTCCATGGCTGCTGGAGACTCAAAGCCCTTTTCCCAGCTGTCAAGTGCCCCTTTGAGCTCCTCGGAGCCTGCGtcatcacccccccacccagaGCCAATGGAGGGCCTGGAGCAGAATGACACTGAGCACTCACATTGTAGCATGGACATCAGCGCGGGCTTGTGCGCCCCCAAAGAACACACGGAGTCGGCAGGGGATTCTGAAGTGTGA
- the arhgef3 gene encoding rho guanine nucleotide exchange factor 3 isoform X3: MFRGKKRKQRSRDVDSLSLRSLDINEPSNKRIKPLSRVTSLASLIPPVKAAPLKRIGQTLQRSISFRSESRPEIVPPRPWSRQAPPAVTKRRDSKLWSETFDVRLDQMLSSREIKRQEAIFELSQGEQDLIEDLKLAKKAYHDPMLKLSIMTEHELNQIFGTLDSLIPLHEDLLSRLREARKPDGSTEHVGHILVDWLPCLDSYNSYCSNQVAAKALLDHKKQDHRVHDFLQRCLQSPFSRKLDLWNFLDIPRSRLVKYPLLLKEILKHTPNDHPDRQHLEEAMNMIQNIVAEINVQTGESECRYYKERLLYLEDSQRDQLIDRSRVLTCHGDLKNNRGVKLHVFLFQEVLVITRAITQSEQLCYQLYRQPIPVHVLEYEDLQDGEIRLGGSIRGAFSNNDRSKNFFRCGGQLQSHCFQASDAFNKQQWLNCIRQAKSAASMAAGDSKPFSQLSSAPLSSSEPASSPPHPEPMEGLEQNDTEHSHCSMDISAGLCAPKEHTESAGDSEV; this comes from the exons aagaagaggaagcagaggagCAGGGATGTGGACTCGCTCAGTCTCCGCAGTCTGGACATTAAT GAGCCCAGCAACAAGCGCATAAAGCCACTCTCACGCGTCACCTCATTGGCCAGTCTCATCCCTCCAGTCAAAGCTGCTCCCCTCAAACGCATTGGACAGACTTTACAG CGCTCCATCAGTTTCCGCAGTGAGAGTAGGCCGGAGATTGTGCCCCCCCGACCATGGAGTCGGCAAGCCCCCCCAGCAGTCACCAAAAGGCGCGACAGCAAGCTGTGGAGCGAAACCTTCGACGTTCGTCTGGATCAGATGCTCTCGTCCAGAGAGATCAAGCGCCAAGAG GCCATCTTTGAGCTGTCTCAGGGGGAACAAGACCTGATTGAGGATCTTAAACTGGCCAAGAAG GCGTACCATGACCCCATGCTAAAGCTGTCCATCATGACAGAGCATGAGCTGAACCAGATCTTTGGTACACTGgactctctcattcctctccacGAAG ATCTGCTCAGTCGCTTGAGAGAAGCCCGCAAGCCTGATGGATCTACAGAGCATGTGGGACACATCCTTGTTGACTgg CTGCCATGTCTAGACTCCTACAACAGCTACTGCAGTAACCAGGTGGCTGCTAAAGCACTGCTGGACCATAAGAAACAGGACCACCGTGTGCACGACTTCCTGCAGCGCTGTTTACAATCTCCCTTTAGCCGCAAACTGGACCTGTGGAACTTTCTGGACATCCCACGCAGTCGTCTTGTCAAATATCCCCTCCTGCTGAAGGAGATCCTCAAACACACTCCCAATGACCACCCTGACCGTCAGCACCTGGAGGAGGCA ATGAACATGATCCAAAACATTGTAGCAGAGATCAATGTCCAGACAGGGGAGTCAGAGTGCCGCTATTACAAAGAGCGTCTCTTGTACCTGGAGGACAGTCAGAGAGACCAGCTGATTGACCGCTCCCGCGTCCTCACCTGCCATGGTGACCTGAAGAACAACAGAGGAGTT AAACTGCATGTGTTCCTGTTCCAAGAGGTGTTAGTGATCACACGTGCCATCACCCAGAGTGAGCAGCTGTGCTACCAGCTCTACCGACAGCCCATCCCTGTGCATGTGCTGGAGTATGAGGACCTGCAGGATGGAGAGATCCGCCTGGGTGGCTCCATCAGAGGGGCCTTCAGTAATAACGATAGGT CAAAGAACTTCTTCCGCTGTGGGGGCCAGCTGCAGTCCCACTGCTTCCAGGCCAGTGATGCCTTTAACAAGCAGCAGTGGCTCAACTGCATCCGGCAGGCCAAAAGTGCAGCTTCCATGGCTGCTGGAGACTCAAAGCCCTTTTCCCAGCTGTCAAGTGCCCCTTTGAGCTCCTCGGAGCCTGCGtcatcacccccccacccagaGCCAATGGAGGGCCTGGAGCAGAATGACACTGAGCACTCACATTGTAGCATGGACATCAGCGCGGGCTTGTGCGCCCCCAAAGAACACACGGAGTCGGCAGGGGATTCTGAAGTGTGA
- the arhgef3 gene encoding rho guanine nucleotide exchange factor 3 isoform X1: MVATDYPLYFVLNRANCSLEVQTLRSSPAKEVEEPSNKRIKPLSRVTSLASLIPPVKAAPLKRIGQTLQRSISFRSESRPEIVPPRPWSRQAPPAVTKRRDSKLWSETFDVRLDQMLSSREIKRQEAIFELSQGEQDLIEDLKLAKKAYHDPMLKLSIMTEHELNQIFGTLDSLIPLHEDLLSRLREARKPDGSTEHVGHILVDWLPCLDSYNSYCSNQVAAKALLDHKKQDHRVHDFLQRCLQSPFSRKLDLWNFLDIPRSRLVKYPLLLKEILKHTPNDHPDRQHLEEAMNMIQNIVAEINVQTGESECRYYKERLLYLEDSQRDQLIDRSRVLTCHGDLKNNRGVKLHVFLFQEVLVITRAITQSEQLCYQLYRQPIPVHVLEYEDLQDGEIRLGGSIRGAFSNNDRSKNFFRCGGQLQSHCFQASDAFNKQQWLNCIRQAKSAASMAAGDSKPFSQLSSAPLSSSEPASSPPHPEPMEGLEQNDTEHSHCSMDISAGLCAPKEHTESAGDSEV; encoded by the exons ATGGTGGCCACGGATTACCCGCTTTACTTCGTTCTGAACAGAGCCAACTGCTCTTTAGAAGTGCAAACCTTGAGAAGCAGCCCAGCCAAAGAAGTTGAG GAGCCCAGCAACAAGCGCATAAAGCCACTCTCACGCGTCACCTCATTGGCCAGTCTCATCCCTCCAGTCAAAGCTGCTCCCCTCAAACGCATTGGACAGACTTTACAG CGCTCCATCAGTTTCCGCAGTGAGAGTAGGCCGGAGATTGTGCCCCCCCGACCATGGAGTCGGCAAGCCCCCCCAGCAGTCACCAAAAGGCGCGACAGCAAGCTGTGGAGCGAAACCTTCGACGTTCGTCTGGATCAGATGCTCTCGTCCAGAGAGATCAAGCGCCAAGAG GCCATCTTTGAGCTGTCTCAGGGGGAACAAGACCTGATTGAGGATCTTAAACTGGCCAAGAAG GCGTACCATGACCCCATGCTAAAGCTGTCCATCATGACAGAGCATGAGCTGAACCAGATCTTTGGTACACTGgactctctcattcctctccacGAAG ATCTGCTCAGTCGCTTGAGAGAAGCCCGCAAGCCTGATGGATCTACAGAGCATGTGGGACACATCCTTGTTGACTgg CTGCCATGTCTAGACTCCTACAACAGCTACTGCAGTAACCAGGTGGCTGCTAAAGCACTGCTGGACCATAAGAAACAGGACCACCGTGTGCACGACTTCCTGCAGCGCTGTTTACAATCTCCCTTTAGCCGCAAACTGGACCTGTGGAACTTTCTGGACATCCCACGCAGTCGTCTTGTCAAATATCCCCTCCTGCTGAAGGAGATCCTCAAACACACTCCCAATGACCACCCTGACCGTCAGCACCTGGAGGAGGCA ATGAACATGATCCAAAACATTGTAGCAGAGATCAATGTCCAGACAGGGGAGTCAGAGTGCCGCTATTACAAAGAGCGTCTCTTGTACCTGGAGGACAGTCAGAGAGACCAGCTGATTGACCGCTCCCGCGTCCTCACCTGCCATGGTGACCTGAAGAACAACAGAGGAGTT AAACTGCATGTGTTCCTGTTCCAAGAGGTGTTAGTGATCACACGTGCCATCACCCAGAGTGAGCAGCTGTGCTACCAGCTCTACCGACAGCCCATCCCTGTGCATGTGCTGGAGTATGAGGACCTGCAGGATGGAGAGATCCGCCTGGGTGGCTCCATCAGAGGGGCCTTCAGTAATAACGATAGGT CAAAGAACTTCTTCCGCTGTGGGGGCCAGCTGCAGTCCCACTGCTTCCAGGCCAGTGATGCCTTTAACAAGCAGCAGTGGCTCAACTGCATCCGGCAGGCCAAAAGTGCAGCTTCCATGGCTGCTGGAGACTCAAAGCCCTTTTCCCAGCTGTCAAGTGCCCCTTTGAGCTCCTCGGAGCCTGCGtcatcacccccccacccagaGCCAATGGAGGGCCTGGAGCAGAATGACACTGAGCACTCACATTGTAGCATGGACATCAGCGCGGGCTTGTGCGCCCCCAAAGAACACACGGAGTCGGCAGGGGATTCTGAAGTGTGA